The following are encoded together in the Thermoanaerobaculia bacterium genome:
- a CDS encoding Hsp33 family molecular chaperone HslO — protein MKKLLQVGSLEYGVAGEVSLRWAAVDLTPAVEEARQRHDLSPIAAVALGRAMAGATLLLRLSVRASRRLTLTVTGDGPIGKIVAEVDSEGNLRGLVGEPHVALPEPAEGQAGERKAGLRIAEAVGRGLLRVRRELIDGSSYESQVALESGEIGLDLAHFLEQSEQTQSVVLVGVLEGPEGIRAAGGMIVEVMPGAREDAVEQLELNLARIGGVSRTIGRGGLAELRDDVLHGLEPELIDRREVRFRCSCSREGLLGSLVGLPPEDFDSIRDDEGRVEAECSYCGARYLFQRGELATS, from the coding sequence TTGAAGAAGCTACTGCAGGTCGGCTCGCTCGAGTACGGCGTCGCCGGCGAAGTCAGCTTGCGCTGGGCGGCGGTCGACCTGACTCCAGCGGTGGAAGAGGCGCGCCAGCGCCACGATCTGTCGCCGATCGCCGCGGTGGCGCTCGGTCGCGCGATGGCCGGCGCGACCCTCCTGCTGCGGCTCTCGGTGCGCGCTTCGCGACGGCTCACCTTGACCGTCACCGGCGACGGACCGATCGGCAAGATCGTTGCCGAGGTCGACAGCGAAGGCAACCTCCGCGGGCTGGTGGGGGAGCCGCACGTCGCTTTGCCCGAGCCCGCGGAAGGGCAGGCGGGCGAGCGCAAGGCGGGACTGCGGATCGCCGAGGCGGTGGGCCGGGGGCTCCTGCGCGTCCGCCGCGAGCTCATCGACGGCAGCTCCTACGAGAGCCAGGTGGCGCTCGAGTCGGGCGAGATCGGTCTCGACCTGGCGCACTTCCTGGAGCAGAGCGAGCAGACCCAGTCGGTCGTCCTGGTCGGCGTGTTGGAGGGACCGGAAGGGATCCGCGCCGCGGGCGGGATGATCGTCGAGGTGATGCCCGGCGCGCGTGAAGATGCGGTCGAACAGCTCGAGTTGAATCTGGCGCGGATCGGCGGCGTCAGCCGGACGATCGGGCGCGGCGGCCTCGCCGAGCTCCGCGACGATGTGCTCCATGGCCTCGAGCCGGAGCTCATCGATCGCCGGGAGGTCCGATTCCGCTGCAGTTGCAGCCGCGAGGGGCTGCTCGGCAGTCTCGTCGGGCTGCCTCCCGAGGACTTCGACTCGATCCGCGACGACGAGGGGCGCGTCGAGGCGGAGTGTTCGTACTGCGGCGCGCGCTACCTCTTTCAGCGAGGCGAGCTCGCGACGAGTTAG
- the metG gene encoding methionine--tRNA ligase subunit beta, whose protein sequence is MPPYYLTTPIYYVNDLPHIGHIFTTVVADTLARYRRMAGDDVRFLTGTDEHGQNIERAAAREGVTPLQLADKVVARYHELWKTFGISHDDFIRTSEPRHEQGVVELIRRIEAAGDLYLAKHEGWYCSPCELFYTEKELSPGQKCPVHGAAVEWKSEENVFFRLAKYQQPLLDWIDANPEAIRPETRRNEVRSFVESGLRDLSVSRTGLAWGIPFPGYPGHTVYVWLDALANYITALGFGAEGATAGAPHGPDGLNAKGSNKGGAIEAAVQERAVGERGTPAAGADARAPEAEPASSLYRSFWSNSPDETTGPTRVHLMGKDILRFHAVYWPAFLMSAGLPLPTQVWAHGWWLRDSKKMSKSVGNVVRPDDLVARFGPDALRYYLLREMVFGQDANFSDEAFVDRFNSDLANDLGNTASRVVRVTRGAFDGRTPPLSCDENPLIPVARQVVADYRAAMDQLAFQDALRALWRLLAEANQYLVVREPWKMVKAEGATDALSRILWNGLEAVRIVATGLLPFMPTVARQVLAAVGTGTVTENLDAMAWGGTPTSAPLPELAPLFPRIDKEKFMSEIHSSAPGTTPPAAAAETSTPASAAATAVAPAAAAVGAEVSIDQFFATELKVGTVRFAERVPKSDKLIRLLVDLGEETPRQLVAGIGKAYAPEELVGEQVVVVANLKPAKLMGVESRGMILAATDADGKPILVRPHATGAANGTRVK, encoded by the coding sequence ATGCCGCCCTACTACCTCACCACCCCGATCTACTACGTCAACGATCTGCCCCACATCGGGCATATCTTCACCACCGTCGTCGCCGACACCCTGGCGCGCTACCGCCGGATGGCGGGCGACGACGTTCGGTTCCTGACCGGGACCGACGAACACGGCCAGAACATCGAGCGCGCGGCGGCGCGCGAAGGAGTCACCCCGCTGCAGCTTGCCGACAAGGTCGTGGCCCGCTACCACGAGCTCTGGAAGACCTTCGGTATCTCGCACGATGATTTCATCCGCACGAGCGAGCCGCGCCACGAACAGGGCGTCGTCGAGCTCATCCGGCGGATCGAGGCGGCGGGTGATCTCTATCTCGCGAAGCACGAAGGCTGGTACTGCTCGCCCTGCGAGCTCTTCTACACCGAGAAGGAGCTCTCGCCGGGACAGAAGTGCCCGGTGCACGGCGCCGCCGTCGAATGGAAGTCGGAGGAGAACGTCTTCTTCCGGCTGGCGAAGTACCAGCAGCCGCTGCTCGACTGGATCGACGCCAACCCCGAGGCGATCCGCCCCGAAACGCGCCGGAACGAAGTGCGCTCGTTCGTCGAGTCGGGCCTGCGCGACCTCTCGGTCAGCCGCACCGGGCTCGCCTGGGGGATCCCGTTCCCGGGCTATCCCGGCCACACCGTCTACGTCTGGCTGGATGCGCTGGCGAACTACATCACCGCGCTCGGCTTCGGCGCCGAAGGCGCAACGGCCGGGGCTCCCCACGGTCCTGACGGGCTGAATGCGAAAGGCTCGAACAAGGGGGGGGCGATCGAGGCGGCGGTGCAGGAGCGCGCCGTCGGCGAGCGCGGAACGCCCGCAGCCGGCGCCGACGCACGAGCCCCCGAAGCCGAGCCTGCGTCCTCCCTTTACCGGTCCTTTTGGAGCAATTCTCCTGACGAGACCACTGGGCCGACTCGCGTCCATCTGATGGGCAAGGACATCCTGCGCTTTCACGCGGTCTACTGGCCGGCCTTCCTGATGTCTGCCGGGCTGCCGCTCCCGACCCAGGTCTGGGCGCACGGCTGGTGGCTGCGCGACTCGAAGAAGATGTCGAAGTCGGTCGGCAACGTCGTGCGGCCGGACGATCTCGTGGCGCGTTTCGGGCCCGACGCGCTGCGCTATTACCTGCTCCGGGAGATGGTTTTCGGGCAGGACGCCAACTTCTCCGACGAGGCGTTCGTCGACCGCTTCAACAGCGACCTCGCGAACGACCTCGGCAACACCGCGAGCCGCGTCGTGAGGGTGACGCGCGGGGCGTTTGACGGACGGACCCCGCCGCTCTCGTGCGACGAAAATCCGCTCATCCCGGTCGCCCGCCAGGTCGTCGCCGACTATCGCGCGGCGATGGACCAGCTGGCCTTCCAGGACGCCCTGCGGGCGCTCTGGCGGCTGCTCGCCGAAGCGAACCAGTATCTGGTCGTCCGCGAGCCGTGGAAGATGGTCAAGGCCGAGGGCGCGACCGACGCGCTCTCGCGCATCCTCTGGAACGGACTCGAGGCAGTGCGCATCGTCGCTACCGGCCTGCTGCCGTTCATGCCGACCGTGGCGCGCCAGGTGCTCGCGGCGGTCGGCACGGGCACCGTGACGGAGAATCTCGACGCCATGGCCTGGGGCGGCACGCCCACTTCCGCGCCGCTGCCGGAGCTGGCGCCGCTCTTTCCGAGAATCGACAAGGAGAAGTTCATGTCCGAAATCCACTCGTCCGCGCCGGGGACGACACCTCCGGCGGCGGCTGCAGAGACCTCCACTCCTGCTTCGGCAGCTGCAACCGCGGTCGCGCCGGCTGCTGCGGCGGTGGGAGCCGAGGTCTCAATCGACCAATTCTTCGCCACCGAGCTCAAGGTCGGCACGGTCCGGTTCGCCGAGCGGGTGCCGAAGTCCGACAAGCTGATCCGCCTCCTGGTCGACCTCGGCGAAGAGACGCCGCGCCAGCTCGTGGCCGGCATCGGCAAGGCGTACGCGCCGGAAGAGCTGGTGGGCGAACAGGTCGTCGTCGTGGCCAATCTCAAGCCGGCGAAGCTCATGGGCGTCGAATCGCGCGGCATGATCCTCGCAGCGACCGATGCCGACGGCAAGCCGATCCTCGTCCGACCGCACGCCACAGGAGCGGCGAACGGAACGCGCGTGAAGTGA
- a CDS encoding TatD family hydrolase, which produces MSSRPFLIDSHCHLQYLDPAEQAAAIGRARARGVEGFLVPATELDQAETLLALCHSQENVWCAIGVHPHEAASWQSGDEARLRDLLADPKVVAVGECGLDFFYDHAPREVQEDVLRAQWRVAVELDLPAIVHNRDSNERMLAILAEPEFATLKADFHSFAGGREMGETVVAHGCMLGMSGMVTFPKADNVREVIPGTPHDRFLVETDTPYLAPVPHRGKPNEPSFIVEIATRLGLELGLDLAATAALTTENFFRFFAKAEASA; this is translated from the coding sequence GTGAGCTCGCGCCCTTTCCTCATCGACTCGCACTGCCACCTGCAGTATCTCGATCCGGCGGAGCAGGCGGCCGCCATCGGGCGCGCCCGGGCGCGCGGCGTCGAGGGATTCCTGGTGCCGGCGACCGAGCTCGACCAGGCCGAAACGTTGCTCGCGCTCTGCCACTCGCAGGAAAACGTCTGGTGCGCCATCGGCGTGCACCCACACGAGGCGGCGAGCTGGCAATCGGGCGACGAAGCCCGGTTGCGCGATCTTCTCGCCGACCCGAAAGTGGTCGCAGTGGGGGAGTGCGGGCTGGACTTCTTCTACGACCACGCGCCGCGCGAGGTGCAGGAAGATGTCCTGCGAGCGCAATGGCGAGTCGCGGTCGAGCTCGACCTGCCGGCGATCGTCCACAACCGCGACTCGAACGAGCGCATGCTCGCGATCCTCGCCGAGCCGGAGTTCGCTACCCTGAAGGCCGACTTCCATTCGTTCGCCGGCGGCCGCGAGATGGGCGAGACCGTCGTGGCCCACGGTTGCATGCTCGGCATGTCGGGGATGGTCACGTTTCCCAAAGCGGACAACGTCCGCGAGGTCATCCCGGGAACGCCGCACGACCGCTTCCTGGTCGAGACCGACACCCCGTACCTGGCGCCGGTGCCCCATCGCGGCAAGCCCAACGAACCGTCGTTCATCGTCGAGATCGCGACGCGGCTGGGCCTCGAGCTCGGCCTCGACCTCGCGGCGACGGCGGCGCTCACGACGGAGAATTTCTTCCGCTTTTTTGCGAAGGCCGAAGCCTCAGCCTAG
- a CDS encoding Nif3-like dinuclear metal center hexameric protein has protein sequence MAHGELSITELSDHLDRLLEAAAGKDFGPNGLQVQGRRPIRKIATGVSSCVELFERARDAGADAVLVHHGLFWDGMPRQLTGHTYARVATLLEAGIHLLAYHLPLDRHPELGNNILAVKRLGLYSVEPFADYHGLPIGFRGRYPEPVSREELVTRCRTVFGQEPLAFLHGPEEISTVGMVSGGAAGELHQAIAAGLDAYITGEPTEWVMNVAKESRIHFLAVGHYASERLGIQALGDHLAARFGLTHEFIDIPNPV, from the coding sequence ATGGCACACGGAGAGCTTTCGATCACCGAACTGTCGGATCACCTCGATCGGCTGCTGGAGGCCGCCGCAGGCAAGGACTTCGGTCCGAACGGTCTGCAGGTCCAGGGGCGCCGCCCGATCCGCAAGATCGCGACGGGGGTCTCCTCCTGCGTCGAGCTCTTCGAGCGCGCCCGCGACGCCGGCGCCGACGCGGTTCTGGTCCATCATGGGCTCTTCTGGGACGGCATGCCGCGCCAGCTCACGGGGCACACCTACGCCCGCGTCGCGACGCTCCTCGAGGCCGGGATCCACCTGCTCGCCTACCATCTGCCGCTCGACCGCCATCCGGAGCTGGGCAACAACATTCTCGCCGTGAAGCGGCTCGGGCTCTATTCGGTCGAGCCGTTCGCCGACTACCATGGCCTGCCGATCGGCTTCCGCGGCCGCTATCCCGAGCCGGTCTCCCGCGAGGAGCTGGTCACGCGCTGCCGCACCGTCTTCGGCCAGGAGCCGCTCGCCTTCCTTCATGGCCCGGAGGAGATCTCGACCGTGGGCATGGTGAGCGGCGGCGCCGCCGGCGAGCTTCATCAGGCGATCGCCGCCGGCCTCGACGCCTACATCACCGGCGAGCCGACCGAATGGGTGATGAACGTGGCGAAGGAGAGCCGCATTCACTTTCTCGCCGTCGGCCACTACGCCAGCGAACGTCTCGGCATCCAGGCCCTGGGCGACCACCTCGCCGCCCGCTTCGGCCTCACCCACGAATTCATCGACATCCCCAACCCCGTCTGA
- the pnp gene encoding polyribonucleotide nucleotidyltransferase — MKTQRTVQVGSESLSLETGHIAKQAHGACVVRLGDTVVLTTACMQASTLPRDFLPLTVDYREYAYAAGRIPGGFFKREGRSTEKETITARMIDRPLRPLFPPGYTAETQIISFVLSADGEHDPDILAINGASTALVLSEIPFYNPIAAVRVGLIDGQVVFNPTNSQRDVADLDLVVVGSEAAVMMVEAGANQLSEQTLLDCIWAGHAELQKVIQAQISMFRERGLSKPAWTAPEAYPQELYNEVRGAIHSQLKAALHTQGKFERKDAVSTVVKGYLGTIPEDNPTKRSAAKKVIETLEEETLYDSVLNDRNRFDSRKLDEIRAIDIEVGVLPRTHGSALFTRGETQALATVTLGTQRDAQIIEEYEGESKQKFLLHYNFPPFSVGEVKFLRGASRREIGHGVLARRALLPVLPNEEDFPYTIRVVSDILESNGSSSMATVCGGSLALFDAGVPLLAPVAGVAMGLVQRGDNFAVLTDIAGQEDHYGDMDFKVAGTRKGITALQMDIKVGGVSKSVMETALEQARIGRLHILGKMEAIIGTPRVDLSDFAPRLYTIQINKEKIRDIIGPGGKTIRSIVEETGCQVEVENDGRVIIASPNAEAAKRAIQMVERLTQVPEIGKIYTGSVRRVEAYGCFVEIMPGTDGLVHISELAPYRVRETSDVVKEGDELTVKVIDIDDTGRVRLSRKAVIVEAPDYDPAQYAGMGMSEDERPPRADGPPAGRGGDRGGRGGRPERGGRSGGGGRDSRGPRR; from the coding sequence ATGAAAACGCAGAGAACCGTTCAGGTCGGCTCGGAGAGTCTCTCTCTGGAAACCGGCCACATCGCCAAGCAGGCTCACGGCGCTTGCGTCGTCCGCCTCGGCGACACCGTCGTCCTCACCACCGCCTGCATGCAGGCGAGCACCCTGCCGCGCGACTTCCTGCCGCTGACCGTCGACTACCGCGAGTACGCCTACGCGGCAGGCCGGATCCCCGGCGGATTCTTCAAGCGCGAAGGACGCTCGACCGAGAAGGAGACGATCACCGCCCGCATGATCGACCGGCCGCTGCGCCCGCTGTTTCCCCCGGGCTACACCGCCGAGACGCAGATCATCTCGTTCGTACTCTCCGCCGACGGCGAGCACGATCCGGACATCCTGGCGATCAACGGCGCCTCGACGGCGCTCGTCCTCTCCGAGATCCCGTTCTACAACCCCATCGCCGCGGTGCGCGTTGGTCTGATCGACGGCCAGGTGGTCTTCAATCCGACCAACAGCCAGCGCGACGTGGCCGACCTCGACCTGGTGGTCGTCGGCTCGGAGGCGGCGGTCATGATGGTCGAGGCCGGCGCCAATCAGCTCTCCGAGCAGACCCTGCTCGACTGCATCTGGGCGGGCCACGCCGAGCTGCAGAAGGTCATCCAGGCCCAGATTTCGATGTTCCGCGAGCGCGGGCTCTCGAAGCCGGCATGGACCGCCCCGGAGGCCTATCCGCAGGAGCTTTACAACGAGGTGCGGGGCGCCATCCACTCGCAGCTCAAGGCCGCCCTCCACACCCAGGGCAAGTTCGAGCGCAAGGACGCCGTCTCGACGGTCGTGAAGGGGTACCTCGGCACGATCCCCGAGGACAATCCCACCAAGCGCTCGGCGGCCAAGAAGGTCATCGAGACGCTCGAGGAAGAGACGCTCTACGACTCGGTGCTCAACGACCGCAACCGCTTCGATTCGCGCAAGCTGGACGAGATCCGCGCCATCGATATCGAGGTCGGAGTGCTGCCCCGGACGCACGGCTCGGCGCTCTTCACTCGCGGCGAGACGCAGGCGCTCGCCACGGTCACGCTCGGCACCCAGCGCGACGCCCAGATCATCGAGGAGTACGAGGGCGAGAGCAAGCAGAAGTTCCTCCTGCACTACAACTTCCCGCCCTTTTCGGTCGGTGAGGTCAAGTTCCTGCGCGGTGCCTCCCGGCGCGAGATCGGGCATGGCGTCCTCGCCCGCCGGGCCCTGCTGCCGGTGCTGCCGAACGAAGAGGACTTCCCGTACACCATCCGCGTCGTCTCCGACATCCTGGAGTCGAACGGCTCGTCGTCGATGGCGACGGTCTGCGGCGGCTCTCTGGCTCTCTTCGACGCCGGCGTGCCGCTGCTCGCGCCGGTCGCGGGCGTCGCGATGGGTCTCGTTCAGCGCGGCGACAACTTCGCCGTCCTGACCGACATCGCCGGCCAGGAGGACCACTACGGCGACATGGACTTCAAGGTCGCCGGCACCCGCAAGGGCATCACCGCCCTGCAGATGGACATCAAGGTCGGCGGCGTCTCGAAATCGGTCATGGAGACCGCCCTCGAGCAGGCCCGCATCGGCCGGCTGCACATCCTCGGCAAGATGGAGGCGATCATCGGCACCCCGCGTGTCGACCTCTCCGACTTCGCGCCGCGGCTCTACACGATCCAGATCAACAAGGAGAAGATCCGCGACATCATCGGACCCGGTGGCAAGACGATCCGCTCGATCGTCGAGGAGACCGGTTGCCAGGTCGAGGTCGAGAACGACGGCCGCGTGATCATCGCCTCGCCCAACGCCGAAGCCGCCAAGCGCGCGATCCAGATGGTCGAGCGCCTGACCCAGGTGCCGGAGATCGGAAAGATCTACACCGGCAGTGTCCGCCGCGTCGAAGCCTACGGCTGCTTCGTCGAGATCATGCCCGGCACGGATGGCCTCGTCCACATCAGCGAGCTCGCTCCCTACCGGGTCCGCGAGACCAGCGACGTGGTCAAGGAGGGCGACGAGCTCACGGTCAAGGTCATCGACATCGACGACACCGGCCGCGTCCGTCTCTCCCGCAAGGCGGTCATCGTCGAAGCTCCGGACTACGATCCGGCACAGTACGCCGGCATGGGAATGAGCGAAGACGAGCGCCCGCCCCGGGCCGACGGTCCGCCGGCGGGTCGGGGCGGAGATCGCGGCGGCCGCGGTGGCCGTCCGGAGCGCGGCGGCCGCAGCGGTGGCGGTGGCCGCGATTCGCGCGGTCCGCGTCGCTGA
- the rpsO gene encoding 30S ribosomal protein S15: MHQEKAEIIRDFRIHETDTGSTDVQIALLTQRINELTGHFKTHTKDHHSRRGLLKLVGQRRRLLDYMKRRDADRYRQVIERLGIRK, translated from the coding sequence TTGCATCAGGAAAAGGCAGAGATCATCCGGGATTTCCGGATTCACGAGACCGACACCGGCTCGACCGACGTGCAGATCGCGCTGCTCACCCAGCGGATCAACGAGCTCACCGGGCACTTCAAGACCCACACCAAGGATCACCACAGCCGCCGCGGTCTGCTGAAGCTCGTCGGCCAGCGCCGCCGCCTGCTCGACTACATGAAGCGGCGGGACGCCGACCGCTACCGCCAGGTCATCGAGCGCCTGGGAATCCGCAAGTAG
- the truB gene encoding tRNA pseudouridine(55) synthase TruB — protein MTLDGLLLVDKEGGCTSHDVVQMVRRIFKQKRVGHCGTLDPDATGLLLVTMGQATRLTRFLIQARKVYEGTITFGLETDTYDASGRPVAERPTEGLTGEAIDAAMATFAGTFEQRLPAYSAHKIQGVKLYEMARRGEEIPVASKMVTVDEFVRLSDLAENRIDFRLTCSSGTYARSLAHDVGTAVGTGAHLSKLRRTRIGKPGLWFDVGQALTLAEANRRNAGGIALESAFLPLAAIPLPFITATLDALQERRAVNGQTVILSALGGSAGEWVRMVDRVGELVAVGSVVEAIGNGGTAVLQPRIVFKGGPDVVSFSRI, from the coding sequence ATGACGCTTGACGGGTTGCTGCTGGTCGACAAGGAGGGTGGCTGCACCTCGCACGACGTCGTGCAGATGGTGCGCCGGATCTTCAAGCAGAAGCGGGTGGGGCATTGCGGCACGCTCGATCCCGACGCCACCGGGCTGCTGCTCGTGACGATGGGACAGGCGACCCGGCTCACGCGCTTCCTGATCCAGGCGCGCAAAGTCTACGAGGGAACGATCACCTTCGGCCTGGAGACCGACACCTACGACGCCTCGGGCCGTCCGGTCGCCGAGCGACCGACCGAGGGTCTCACTGGCGAGGCGATCGACGCCGCGATGGCGACCTTCGCCGGCACCTTCGAGCAGCGGCTCCCGGCCTACAGCGCGCACAAGATCCAGGGCGTGAAACTTTACGAGATGGCGCGTCGGGGTGAGGAGATCCCGGTCGCCAGCAAGATGGTGACGGTGGATGAGTTCGTCCGGCTCTCCGATCTGGCCGAGAACCGGATCGACTTCCGCCTGACGTGCAGCTCCGGCACCTATGCGCGGAGCCTCGCCCACGACGTCGGCACCGCCGTCGGCACCGGCGCCCACCTCTCGAAGCTGCGCCGCACGCGGATCGGCAAGCCCGGGCTCTGGTTCGACGTCGGGCAGGCCCTGACGCTCGCCGAGGCGAACCGGCGCAACGCCGGCGGAATTGCCCTCGAATCGGCCTTTCTGCCCCTGGCCGCGATCCCCCTGCCGTTCATCACGGCAACCCTCGACGCACTGCAGGAGCGCCGGGCGGTCAATGGCCAGACGGTGATTCTCTCGGCCCTCGGCGGTTCGGCCGGCGAGTGGGTGCGGATGGTCGACCGGGTCGGCGAGCTGGTTGCCGTCGGCTCGGTGGTCGAGGCCATCGGGAACGGCGGCACGGCCGTCCTCCAGCCGCGTATCGTGTTCAAGGGCGGCCCCGACGTGGTAAGCTTTTCGAGGATATAG
- a CDS encoding bifunctional oligoribonuclease/PAP phosphatase NrnA, with protein sequence MIPENLSLLLGSHRRFLITSHANPDGDAIGSEIGLMRLLHRAGKAARIWNFHPTPGTYRSLPDSAGIHVGAEPPAGFPAAFDCAVVLECPTLDRTGLEERLAQLPLVNIDHHLGNALYGVANWVDTEAPAVGVMVAALARRLGIAVDPQTADCLLLALVSDTGGFRFSNATPAAFEAAATLVREGARPEQVSQWLNESQPEGAVRLLGELLGTLELHAGGRVASVHLTLEMFRRAGAVAGDSEGLVDSPRSIAGVEAVAMLRETGPGQWKVSLRSRGPVDVQAVAQRRGGGGHKNAAGCKVEGELAGLKTTLVAELASALGTLEVDHDA encoded by the coding sequence GTGATACCTGAGAACCTGTCCTTGCTGCTCGGCAGCCATCGGCGCTTCCTCATCACCAGCCACGCCAATCCCGACGGCGACGCCATCGGTTCGGAGATCGGCCTGATGCGGCTTCTCCACCGCGCCGGCAAGGCGGCGCGGATCTGGAACTTCCACCCGACGCCGGGCACCTACCGGTCGCTGCCCGACAGCGCCGGGATCCACGTCGGCGCCGAGCCCCCCGCCGGCTTCCCCGCCGCGTTCGACTGTGCCGTCGTCCTCGAGTGCCCGACGCTCGACCGGACCGGCCTCGAGGAGCGGCTCGCACAGCTGCCGCTGGTGAACATCGATCACCACCTCGGGAATGCGCTCTATGGCGTGGCGAACTGGGTCGATACCGAAGCGCCCGCGGTCGGCGTCATGGTCGCCGCCCTCGCCCGCCGGCTCGGCATCGCGGTCGATCCGCAGACCGCCGACTGCCTGCTGCTGGCGCTGGTCAGCGACACCGGCGGCTTCCGCTTTTCCAACGCCACGCCGGCCGCCTTCGAGGCCGCGGCGACGCTCGTCCGCGAAGGGGCGCGGCCCGAGCAGGTCTCGCAGTGGCTGAACGAGAGCCAGCCCGAGGGCGCCGTGCGCCTGCTCGGCGAGTTGCTCGGCACTCTCGAGCTCCATGCCGGAGGGCGGGTCGCCTCGGTGCATCTGACGCTGGAGATGTTCCGTCGCGCCGGCGCCGTAGCTGGGGATTCCGAAGGTCTCGTCGACAGCCCGCGTTCGATCGCCGGCGTCGAGGCGGTCGCGATGCTGCGCGAGACCGGGCCCGGGCAATGGAAGGTCTCGCTGCGCAGCCGCGGACCTGTCGACGTCCAGGCGGTCGCCCAGCGCCGTGGCGGCGGGGGCCACAAGAACGCCGCCGGCTGCAAGGTGGAAGGCGAGCTCGCCGGGCTGAAGACGACTCTGGTCGCTGAGCTCGCGAGCGCTCTCGGGACTCTGGAGGTCGACCATGACGCTTGA
- the rbfA gene encoding 30S ribosome-binding factor RbfA, with translation MSQRTDRVADSLRKELSVLLMREVRDPRVALATISRVQVARDLGHARIWISVLGDEETRQQTMAGIEHAKGFLRSQIGRRLKLRVTPELAFELDRGAEYLQDMTELLDKLHKEPSDT, from the coding sequence ATGAGCCAACGAACCGATCGCGTCGCCGACTCGCTCCGCAAGGAGCTTTCGGTCCTCCTGATGCGCGAGGTGCGCGATCCTCGGGTCGCGCTCGCGACCATCTCGCGCGTGCAGGTCGCGAGAGACCTGGGTCACGCCCGCATCTGGATCTCCGTGCTGGGCGACGAAGAGACCCGCCAGCAGACGATGGCAGGCATCGAGCATGCCAAGGGCTTCCTGCGCAGTCAGATCGGACGCCGACTCAAGCTCCGGGTCACTCCGGAGCTCGCTTTCGAGCTCGATCGCGGCGCCGAATATCTGCAGGACATGACCGAGCTCCTCGACAAGCTGCACAAGGAACCGAGTGATACCTGA
- a CDS encoding DUF503 domain-containing protein → MYVGLGILDLELPHVHDLKAKRRVVRSLIDRLHARHRISAAETGLHDRLQRAEIGVALVAANEATAQQLLDEVLRLADDEGEAVVLGWEPQILEEGG, encoded by the coding sequence ATGTACGTCGGCCTCGGAATTCTCGACCTCGAGCTCCCCCACGTCCACGATCTCAAGGCGAAGCGCCGGGTGGTGCGGAGCCTGATCGATCGCCTGCACGCGCGCCACCGGATCTCCGCCGCCGAAACCGGCCTGCACGACAGATTGCAGCGGGCCGAGATCGGAGTGGCGCTGGTGGCGGCGAACGAGGCCACCGCACAGCAGTTGCTGGACGAGGTCCTGCGGCTCGCCGACGACGAGGGTGAGGCGGTCGTCCTGGGCTGGGAGCCGCAGATTCTGGAGGAAGGTGGATGA